A region of the Desulfobacter postgatei 2ac9 genome:
GGGACAATGTCTGATTGGGCACTATATGGTATTGGGTCAATTCCCGGGTTGTTTTCAAGATGTCACCCTGATGGGGCAGGCTTTTTTCCAATACGGGTTTTTCATATTCATCAAGGATAACTAATTTCACAAATGCAGACCCGATATCAAGTCCCATGCTCATCCCGGGTTTTCGCGCCATCAGTGCTCCCCTGTTTCAATAAAATTCATATGCTGCGAAATATTCTAATATCACTGGAATTAAAATAAACGCTCATGATGCTATGATGCTTAATACCTGTCAATAGAATTATCACCCCCCAAAGGAGTGCAGGATATGCTCCTTGAATCCCGCGGGTGAAATCTTTAGAAATCCGGTCCGGTTTCCACCGTCTTTCGGATTGATATGTCCCAGGGGCAGGGTCGTCAGATGCTTGATGAGCCCTGGATCGGATCGGTGTGCGTTGAATTCCGGATTTGAGACCTCCGTTGCCTTGAGGTTTGATTTTTCAATCAGAAAATATCTGGCCGTATGGGTATGGGATGACACAAGGGCGATATTTTTCCGGGTATCCCTCAAGATCTTTAATAGCCCGCCGCCGTTATTGAGAATGGTGCTGTAACATAGTTTTTGTTCCCTTCTGAGCCGGTCAAAGGTATCAATGGAAAGATGGTATGTCTTTCCGAGCCGGCTTTTTTTCGGATTGATCAGCGGGGTATGCTGAAACAGAAGAATATCCTGGCTGTCACACGTTGACAGCATCCCTTGCAGGATTTTGAGTTCCTCGTTGTCAAAGCCTTCTGAATCATAGGAAATCATACGGGCACCTACCACCTGCCTGATATATTTCAGCCAGTTAACGGCTCGTGCAAACGCATCACAACCACTGTCCATGAAAATGCAGTGATAATTTCCTATGGTTAAACCCTGGCTTGTTCTGATGCCACGGTGTAATGTATCAAAACCGTGCCCTTTTTTATTGACCATGATGGATGACAGTTCCCATGGTCCTCTGAAGGCATGGTGACCGATATCGTGTTTGTGTTTGTTTCTGAGCGATTTGGGAAGATTGATATGATCTGTTCCCCAAATGGCATAGTTATATGCTTCCCTGCGGTAATCATGGTTTCCTGGAATAGCGTGGTACGGCTTTTTCAGACGGTAGATCATCTGGTTGAACAGATCCAGATTTGAAGGCCGCCTATTATGAGGCCTGTTTTTAAACAGGTCGACAAGGCAAAGAAAGTCGCTAAAATAATAATCAATTGAATCCCCGTTGTTAATGACCGCTTTTACATGCGGACTCCGGTTGATCCAGTCAATGAACCGGTTCAATTCCCTGTTCGGGTTCAGGAAAGGAGTCTTGTGGGCGGCTGCTTGTCCCAGGCATTGAGCAATGTGATCCCAGCTTTTTGAAACATGGGTATCACTGAACACAACAATCTGTTGGTTTGAGGTGTCCATATTTGATGACGGTTCAACCATGAAGCCGCTGCTGCGGAGATCTGATACAAAGGCGAGATGAGAAAATGATGGCGGACGCCGGCAGGAGCAAGGTGTCTCCTAAAAGGGCAAGGATCATGATCACGGCGCTTAACGCGCCAAAATTCATGGTGGGCACGAACCTGCTGAACACCATCACGCCGAATCCCATGGCAAGGATTAATGAAGACAGAATAATGGCCCGGCCCTTTACCTGGAGTGTGTTAAAAACAGCCTGCCTGATATCCGCACCCCAGGCCAGATGGGTCTTAAATTCCGTGAGAAAATGGATGGTATCGTCTACGGCAATACACACAGCCATCGTTGCAATGAGTGCGGTTGCCGTATTTAAAGGGATGTTGAACAACCCCATGATGCCGAAATTCAATACAATGGGAAACAGGTTGGGAAGAATACTCAGCATCCCAAGGGGAAAGGATCTGAGTACAAAAAATATAATCAGTATAATAATAACTGCCGTTATGGTCAGGCTTAACACCTGACCGCGGACCAGGGCGCTGATGGTATTGACCTCCTGCAGAACCAGGCCGGAAATTTGTATTTGCAGGCCTCTGGTATCCATGGTTTGCGTCTGATTTTTGATCAATTTGATGAGTTCAGCCTGATCCCGGGTGGAGTGAAGGCCTATCCTGACGGACATTCGCGCATGATCAAAGGATGGGTTTATTAAATTTTGAATGTCGTCGGGATTGCCGATCAACAATAGCTGGGAGATCAGGTTTGCGTTTTTAGGAATCCGGTAGAACTCCGGCGCGTTATTATGAAAGCAGCGGTTGAGATCTTTTATAAAATCAACAAGGGAGAGTGTCTTGTCCACGCCTGCCATGCGGGCAATATGCAGCTGCAGGGTCTGGATAACTTCCAGGGTTTCAGGCTGCTTAAATGCATCCGGCTCAACGGCCTTAAAAGATATATCAATGGTATTGGTACCGGCAAGCTCCTTTTCCACAAACCGGGTAGATTGGTACACCGGGCTGTCTGAACGGAAATATGCCAGAAGGTTGGTATCCACAGTAATGGTTGACGCCAGCCATATTGACACAAGGATCAGGAGGATACCGGTAGTAAGGATCATGCGGTAATGCCTGAATATCGATTCTGAAAGGTGTGAGAAAAAACCGGGGAGATTCAGTCGGTTCGAGGGGCATCGGTTATGGATTCCGACAATTTTTTGTTGATTAAACAAAAGCATGAACGCCGGTATAAAGGTAAACGCGAAACAAAATTCAAACAGGATGCCCATTGAGGAGACAATAGCAAATTCCCTGATCGGCGGGATATCACTCACGTACAAAGATAAAAAACCGATAAAAGTCGTCAGGGTGGTCAAAAAACAGGGACGGATCAGCGCTAAAAGAACTTTCGCATAGACCTTTTCCACCTTATGATGAGGTTCATACCGGTGTCGGATCAGGTGGGAAAAAATATGGACCGTATCGCAAAGGGCCAAGGCCATGACCACCGGCGGCACCATGGTAGTGACATTGTTCAGCGTAATATCCAGCATGGGAAACAGTCCCATGGTGCATCCAACACAAAGGGATGTATAGACCATGGCAACCAGTGTCAAACGGATGTTTCTGAAAAATAGAAACACGGCCAGGGCAATGAAGCCATAAGAGACCGGAATAAAGAGGGCGAGATCCTGTTTCATATACCGGGCAAGCACGGTATTGGTCACGGTCCATCCGGCAATATGAACAGGGCCGGTTTTATCCTTATACCGTTCAAGTACGGCCCGGGTTCCGGCAATGATCCGGTTTCTAAACCCTGAATGATCCGGTTGGTTATGGAGAAAGATCACGATGGCTGCTGTGTTTCCGTCCGAAGACAACAGGTTTTTCAGGTATAAAGGGTTCTGGATTGCCCGCTGCCTTAATTTTTCAAGAAGATGGGGCGCTTCAGGGATGGTTTCCAGAAACTGGCGGATGACAACATTATCTTCTTCACCAATGGTTTCGCTCACATTGGCAAGACTTTTAATCTCCCGTATACCGTCAATACCGGCCAGATCATTGGTGATTGATTTTAATAAGCCCAGATTGGCAGCCGTAAAAAGATTCTGTTTTTTAAACGCGACAATGAAAAATTCGTCATTGCCAAAAATTGATTTTAACGCCTTGTAAAAAATGACATCCCGGTGATTTTCATTAGCGAAATAATCGACATTTTCAACAATTCTAAGGTCAGGAATCCGGATCAGAAAGGGAATGGCAATCAGAACGGACAAAAACAGCACAGTATTTTTACGGGCAAGCATCCGGCTTATCAGCTGTGCCATAGATCTCTTTTCATTCTTGTCAGCAGCAGGTGAGATCCATGTAGAATGGAAACCTGCGTTTTGTCAAGGCGAGTCATTATTTTATCGGAATTTTTTACGCATGAATACTTTGTCTATGACTCTTCTTCCGGCTTATGAAGTACCACCAAAGCATCTGGGTCACGGTCTGCTATTTTCCGGGCAACGTTAGCCGGAACTATTTCGTAAACACTATTCAGCGTCACAATAGCAAGCTCTCCTTGGCCAAGTTTTTTGGTGATTTCATCGTTAACGTAGAGTTTTTTTATCTTATTGCC
Encoded here:
- a CDS encoding efflux RND transporter permease subunit; its protein translation is MAQLISRMLARKNTVLFLSVLIAIPFLIRIPDLRIVENVDYFANENHRDVIFYKALKSIFGNDEFFIVAFKKQNLFTAANLGLLKSITNDLAGIDGIREIKSLANVSETIGEEDNVVIRQFLETIPEAPHLLEKLRQRAIQNPLYLKNLLSSDGNTAAIVIFLHNQPDHSGFRNRIIAGTRAVLERYKDKTGPVHIAGWTVTNTVLARYMKQDLALFIPVSYGFIALAVFLFFRNIRLTLVAMVYTSLCVGCTMGLFPMLDITLNNVTTMVPPVVMALALCDTVHIFSHLIRHRYEPHHKVEKVYAKVLLALIRPCFLTTLTTFIGFLSLYVSDIPPIREFAIVSSMGILFEFCFAFTFIPAFMLLFNQQKIVGIHNRCPSNRLNLPGFFSHLSESIFRHYRMILTTGILLILVSIWLASTITVDTNLLAYFRSDSPVYQSTRFVEKELAGTNTIDISFKAVEPDAFKQPETLEVIQTLQLHIARMAGVDKTLSLVDFIKDLNRCFHNNAPEFYRIPKNANLISQLLLIGNPDDIQNLINPSFDHARMSVRIGLHSTRDQAELIKLIKNQTQTMDTRGLQIQISGLVLQEVNTISALVRGQVLSLTITAVIIILIIFFVLRSFPLGMLSILPNLFPIVLNFGIMGLFNIPLNTATALIATMAVCIAVDDTIHFLTEFKTHLAWGADIRQAVFNTLQVKGRAIILSSLILAMGFGVMVFSRFVPTMNFGALSAVIMILALLGDTLLLPASAIIFSSRLCIRSPQQRLHG
- a CDS encoding metallophosphoesterase → MVEPSSNMDTSNQQIVVFSDTHVSKSWDHIAQCLGQAAAHKTPFLNPNRELNRFIDWINRSPHVKAVINNGDSIDYYFSDFLCLVDLFKNRPHNRRPSNLDLFNQMIYRLKKPYHAIPGNHDYRREAYNYAIWGTDHINLPKSLRNKHKHDIGHHAFRGPWELSSIMVNKKGHGFDTLHRGIRTSQGLTIGNYHCIFMDSGCDAFARAVNWLKYIRQVVGARMISYDSEGFDNEELKILQGMLSTCDSQDILLFQHTPLINPKKSRLGKTYHLSIDTFDRLRREQKLCYSTILNNGGGLLKILRDTRKNIALVSSHTHTARYFLIEKSNLKATEVSNPEFNAHRSDPGLIKHLTTLPLGHINPKDGGNRTGFLKISPAGFKEHILHSFGG